The Desulfoscipio gibsoniae DSM 7213 genome contains a region encoding:
- a CDS encoding GNAT family N-acetyltransferase, giving the protein MKIHYRDAQKNDCPLLAEYINYASEGVLEYLFKDIMPGITVTQLLAHGLQDEKRYNSYKDITVAEYNQKIVGMIQSYSSIHHRIDDEMKSFLPGERLEQFKEFYNSKVDNSLLINTMFVDEKFRRKGIGTAFIALARKKAKLLDFDKLSLFVLSDNVTAQKVYHSNGFKMIKEIDYKDAEKINHKGVYLMACDI; this is encoded by the coding sequence GTGAAAATTCATTACCGGGATGCCCAAAAAAATGATTGTCCGCTGTTGGCTGAGTACATCAATTATGCCTCTGAGGGTGTACTTGAGTATCTATTTAAAGACATTATGCCCGGTATTACGGTCACGCAACTGTTAGCCCATGGTTTGCAGGATGAGAAAAGGTATAACTCATACAAAGATATTACCGTTGCAGAGTATAATCAGAAAATTGTTGGGATGATACAATCGTACTCTTCCATACATCACAGAATAGATGATGAAATGAAATCCTTTCTCCCCGGGGAAAGGTTGGAACAATTCAAAGAGTTTTATAATTCCAAGGTTGATAACAGCCTCTTAATCAACACAATGTTTGTTGATGAAAAATTCCGCCGTAAAGGTATCGGCACCGCATTTATCGCGCTGGCCAGGAAAAAAGCTAAATTACTTGATTTTGATAAACTTAGCCTGTTTGTTTTATCAGATAACGTAACTGCCCAAAAAGTATATCATTCCAACGGCTTTAAAATGATAAAAGAAATAGACTATAAAGATGCAGAGAAAATTAATCATAAAGGTGTATATTTAATGGCTTGTGATATTTAA
- the thiC gene encoding phosphomethylpyrimidine synthase ThiC, which yields MSFLEDAQKGLTTEQIEAAAVAEGVAAAVIRQGVADGTIVVPCNPAHKGLKPIAIGKGLRTKVSASIGLDNKDSTVANELEKLQTALVAGTHAIMDLSITGDMDGARRAILSAAPVPVGTLPLYQTIVEASQKYGSALKMTPEQMLEVMERQASDGVDFMALHCATTFETIERAKNEGRIDPLVSYGGSHIIGWMVHHKKENPLYENYDRILEIAKKYSVTLSLADGMRPGCLADSLDGGQVQELITLGELVDRARKAGVQIMIKGPGHMPLNHIKNTMTLQKSLCKGAPYFVFGPLLTDLAVGYDHINAAVGGAISSWYGAEFLCYVTPAEHIGNPDVAQVRQGVIAARIAAQAGDLAKGMPEAIQWDLDMSNARRDLKWKEQIRLALDPEHAAYIRKTRNEGKISTCAMCGKFCAMKIIAEHLHFDKHSC from the coding sequence ATGTCATTTTTGGAAGATGCGCAAAAAGGACTTACAACAGAGCAAATAGAAGCCGCTGCAGTCGCTGAAGGGGTTGCTGCAGCAGTGATCAGGCAAGGAGTGGCTGATGGCACTATCGTAGTACCCTGCAACCCTGCTCACAAAGGGCTGAAGCCTATAGCTATCGGTAAGGGACTCCGGACAAAAGTAAGCGCCAGCATCGGGTTGGACAACAAGGACAGCACTGTGGCTAATGAACTGGAAAAGTTACAGACTGCTCTGGTTGCGGGAACCCATGCAATCATGGATCTCAGCATTACTGGAGATATGGATGGCGCTCGCAGGGCTATTTTGTCAGCAGCGCCGGTGCCTGTAGGTACCTTGCCTCTGTACCAGACGATCGTCGAAGCGAGTCAAAAATACGGCTCCGCATTAAAAATGACGCCGGAGCAGATGCTTGAGGTCATGGAACGTCAAGCATCTGATGGCGTGGATTTTATGGCACTGCATTGCGCAACTACCTTTGAAACCATTGAGCGTGCCAAAAACGAAGGCCGCATAGACCCTTTGGTCAGCTATGGCGGTTCGCATATCATTGGCTGGATGGTCCATCATAAAAAGGAAAACCCTCTCTATGAGAATTACGACCGCATTCTGGAGATTGCGAAGAAATATAGTGTGACTCTTAGCCTGGCGGATGGCATGCGTCCGGGCTGTCTGGCGGATTCTCTGGATGGAGGCCAGGTGCAGGAGCTGATCACGCTGGGTGAGCTGGTGGATCGGGCTCGTAAAGCCGGTGTGCAGATTATGATCAAAGGGCCTGGTCATATGCCGCTGAATCATATCAAGAATACCATGACCTTACAGAAAAGCCTTTGCAAGGGAGCACCCTACTTTGTTTTTGGTCCCTTATTGACTGACCTTGCTGTCGGCTATGATCACATCAATGCAGCTGTCGGTGGTGCTATCAGCAGCTGGTATGGCGCGGAATTTCTGTGTTATGTTACGCCTGCCGAGCATATCGGTAATCCCGATGTCGCACAGGTACGCCAGGGCGTTATTGCCGCCCGTATTGCTGCTCAAGCCGGGGACCTGGCCAAGGGCATGCCGGAGGCCATCCAGTGGGATCTGGATATGTCCAATGCCCGCAGAGATTTGAAATGGAAGGAACAGATCAGGCTGGCCCTCGATCCCGAACATGCCGCATATATTCGGAAGACTAGAAATGAAGGCAAGATTTCAACCTGTGCCATGTGCGGTAAGTTCTGCGCTATGAAAATCATTGCCGAACACCTGCATTTTGACAAGCACAGCTGTTAA
- a CDS encoding type II toxin-antitoxin system VapC family toxin, with protein MERYVLDSYAVLAYLNDEPGAQVIQDILQLAQQEQVVVYMSWNNLGEVYYRLQRLYDRQLARKSIEIIKSWPVNFLEIDEQATLLAGDVKARFRLAYADAFAAATAIKNQGILLTGDPEFKQLENEVIKIKWLLPNH; from the coding sequence ATGGAACGGTATGTTTTGGATAGTTATGCAGTTTTAGCATATTTAAACGATGAACCCGGCGCACAGGTTATACAAGACATATTACAATTGGCGCAACAAGAACAGGTAGTTGTTTATATGAGTTGGAATAATCTGGGTGAAGTGTATTACCGCTTGCAGCGTCTTTATGACAGGCAGTTAGCCAGAAAATCTATAGAGATTATTAAATCATGGCCTGTCAACTTTTTAGAAATTGATGAACAGGCCACTTTGTTGGCAGGTGATGTTAAAGCTCGATTCCGCTTGGCTTACGCTGATGCTTTTGCCGCAGCAACAGCAATAAAGAATCAAGGCATACTGTTAACTGGTGATCCGGAATTTAAACAATTAGAAAATGAAGTTATTAAAATCAAATGGTTGCTACCCAATCATTAA
- a CDS encoding B12-binding domain-containing radical SAM protein: protein MKVFLLEHPRQIAPDRCNDIANTPLASSLITGCIAGLLNSMGHDIRIEEGFLDKLTYEDIYQQVITFAPPVLGVHLIYNWESNRQLFAFLKQLKAEGLVGKIVGYGYYPTFAYQEILKFCPEFDGLIIGEPEQTFAEWLATGVPVRGMAWVDAAGQIQMQRREVNRNLDALPDPIRSEAMMRMGEVNIEGSRGCYGSCTFCYINPYYGAGSCWRAKSPERVIQEIDRIIVRHGSMRFYFTDPNFFGPGKQGQERALKLAAMLKERKIRFGIEARVNDIHHDTIAALVDAGLDSLLIGLESGRDDSLKRLNKMTTVEQNEKALSILRTNGIEPNVGFIMFEPDSSLADIRTNFEFLKRNALLKNIFITANVLYHPQIILQGSKAYRDLQQEGRLILKGNSYEGMAAFMAPEVARLAEIIGQITNYFFVSMDEVWKGKLREPLNALSLYETVNRLLVNCFEENLSRLEAGESIDEAAAKVLIDEVKMKIKSVFNKEDLVQVGF, encoded by the coding sequence ATGAAGGTTTTTCTGTTGGAACATCCCCGGCAGATTGCGCCGGACAGATGCAATGACATAGCCAATACGCCTTTGGCTTCCAGCTTGATTACAGGCTGTATCGCCGGCCTGCTGAACAGCATGGGGCACGACATCAGAATTGAAGAAGGATTTTTAGACAAGCTGACCTACGAGGATATTTATCAACAAGTTATTACCTTTGCCCCGCCGGTGCTGGGTGTTCATTTAATCTATAACTGGGAAAGTAACCGGCAACTGTTTGCTTTTCTCAAACAGCTGAAGGCAGAGGGCTTAGTCGGGAAGATTGTGGGCTATGGCTATTATCCCACCTTTGCTTATCAGGAGATTCTTAAGTTCTGCCCGGAATTTGACGGACTGATCATCGGCGAGCCGGAGCAAACCTTTGCCGAATGGTTGGCAACAGGGGTGCCGGTGCGGGGTATGGCCTGGGTGGATGCAGCCGGGCAAATACAGATGCAGCGCCGTGAGGTAAACCGCAATCTGGATGCGCTGCCGGATCCCATCCGCTCCGAGGCTATGATGCGTATGGGAGAGGTCAATATTGAAGGTAGCCGGGGTTGCTACGGAAGCTGCACCTTTTGCTATATCAACCCTTATTACGGAGCAGGTTCCTGCTGGCGGGCGAAGAGTCCGGAGCGTGTGATACAGGAAATTGACCGGATCATTGTCCGGCATGGATCTATGAGATTCTATTTTACAGATCCCAATTTCTTTGGCCCCGGCAAGCAGGGGCAGGAGCGTGCGTTAAAGCTGGCGGCTATGCTCAAAGAGAGAAAAATCCGCTTTGGCATTGAAGCCCGGGTTAACGATATTCATCATGATACCATTGCAGCCCTTGTGGATGCAGGCCTGGATAGTTTGCTGATCGGTCTTGAAAGCGGTCGTGATGATTCTTTGAAGCGGCTGAATAAAATGACTACGGTGGAGCAGAACGAAAAGGCCTTGAGTATTCTGCGCACCAACGGTATTGAGCCTAATGTGGGTTTTATCATGTTCGAGCCGGATTCTTCCCTGGCGGATATTCGCACCAATTTTGAATTCCTCAAACGAAATGCTTTGCTAAAAAATATATTTATCACGGCCAATGTACTGTATCATCCACAGATTATCCTTCAGGGAAGCAAGGCATACCGAGATTTACAGCAAGAAGGACGGCTTATCCTGAAAGGTAATAGCTATGAAGGCATGGCGGCTTTTATGGCTCCGGAGGTGGCGCGTCTGGCAGAAATAATCGGACAGATTACCAATTACTTTTTCGTCAGCATGGATGAGGTCTGGAAGGGAAAGCTTCGGGAGCCATTGAATGCTCTAAGCCTTTATGAGACTGTCAATCGGCTGTTGGTCAACTGCTTTGAGGAAAACTTAAGCCGACTGGAAGCGGGAGAATCCATTGATGAAGCGGCAGCTAAAGTACTTATTGATGAAGTTAAAATGAAAATCAAGTCGGTTTTTAATAAAGAAGACTTGGTTCAGGTGGGGTTTTGA
- a CDS encoding PIN domain-containing protein, whose translation MKQSFIADTNILIRFFIKDDDTQVNELTIMMDQNIAQLYVPSIVLIEAYWVLNKIYKYEKDSIIHAFLELIASEGVELEEEIIIQQTLYSFHKVNVDLVDVYLAEKSKVLGLPILTWNHKDFKKLNCKYYRPQDITRI comes from the coding sequence GTGAAACAATCATTTATAGCTGATACCAATATATTAATTCGCTTTTTTATAAAGGATGATGATACTCAAGTTAATGAATTGACAATTATGATGGATCAAAATATAGCACAATTATATGTTCCATCTATTGTATTAATAGAAGCATATTGGGTATTAAATAAAATATATAAATATGAAAAAGATTCCATTATACATGCATTTCTAGAATTAATAGCGTCTGAAGGTGTTGAACTCGAAGAAGAAATAATTATTCAACAAACTTTATACTCTTTTCATAAGGTAAACGTAGATTTGGTAGATGTTTATTTAGCAGAGAAATCAAAAGTATTGGGATTGCCGATACTCACTTGGAATCATAAGGATTTCAAAAAATTAAACTGCAAGTATTATCGGCCTCAAGATATTACCCGAATTTAA
- the bzaB gene encoding B12 lower ligand biosynthesis ThiC-like protein BzaB, whose protein sequence is MTQVLKARAGKITEEMEAVALYEQVDVEFVRKGVAEGRIVIPRNINRKSFRYCGIGEGMRVKVNALIGTSSNRDDMALEARKLQAAQDAGCDTFMDLSTGSGIDAMRKQTLELANVAVGCTTIYQAGQEAIEKYGSVVEMRTKDILDNIEKQAAEGIDFMAIHCAFNNSVLNVMQKTGRVTWVVSRGGAFITGWMLHNKKENPLFEHYDRILEILKAYDVTLSLGDAIRPGATADSLDGAQIQGLLVQGDLAKRAQAAGVQVMVEGPGHVPLNHVEATMKLQKRLCNNAPYFILGTLATDVAPGYDNITGAIGGAFAGACGADFLCYLTPAEHLGLPLEEDVRTGVITTRIAAQIADVARGHKQAMARENEMARARVAMDIDRQIKAALAPDKLIAAKEKGCGQHLCAACGKDCAVQEAARYFGIA, encoded by the coding sequence ATGACACAAGTATTAAAGGCCCGTGCCGGAAAAATAACGGAAGAAATGGAAGCCGTTGCGCTATATGAACAAGTCGATGTGGAATTTGTTAGAAAAGGGGTGGCGGAGGGACGTATTGTCATTCCCAGAAACATTAACCGTAAGTCCTTTAGATATTGTGGTATCGGGGAAGGTATGAGGGTTAAAGTCAACGCTCTGATCGGCACCTCCAGCAACCGTGACGATATGGCCCTGGAAGCCAGAAAACTGCAAGCCGCACAGGATGCCGGCTGTGACACCTTCATGGATCTAAGTACCGGCTCGGGCATTGATGCCATGCGCAAGCAAACTTTGGAATTGGCCAATGTAGCCGTAGGCTGTACCACAATTTATCAAGCGGGACAGGAAGCTATTGAAAAATATGGCAGCGTGGTGGAAATGCGTACCAAGGATATTCTGGACAATATCGAAAAACAGGCCGCGGAAGGCATAGATTTTATGGCTATCCACTGTGCATTTAATAATTCTGTGTTGAATGTAATGCAAAAAACAGGTCGTGTTACCTGGGTAGTCAGCCGTGGCGGTGCATTCATCACCGGTTGGATGCTGCACAACAAAAAGGAAAATCCCCTGTTTGAACACTATGATCGTATTCTGGAGATTTTAAAAGCCTATGACGTCACTCTGAGCTTGGGCGATGCCATCCGCCCCGGTGCAACGGCGGACTCCCTGGACGGCGCCCAGATACAGGGACTGCTGGTGCAGGGTGATCTGGCCAAACGCGCTCAGGCCGCCGGTGTTCAGGTTATGGTAGAAGGCCCGGGACATGTGCCTCTTAATCATGTAGAAGCTACCATGAAACTGCAAAAAAGACTGTGCAACAACGCACCTTACTTTATCCTGGGCACATTGGCGACGGATGTTGCTCCGGGCTACGACAATATTACCGGTGCCATCGGAGGCGCCTTCGCCGGTGCCTGCGGTGCGGACTTCCTCTGCTACCTGACTCCGGCAGAACATTTGGGACTGCCTTTGGAGGAAGATGTGCGCACCGGTGTCATCACCACCAGAATAGCGGCCCAGATTGCCGATGTAGCCAGAGGTCACAAACAAGCCATGGCCAGAGAAAATGAAATGGCCCGTGCTCGTGTAGCCATGGATATTGACCGCCAGATCAAAGCGGCTCTGGCGCCGGATAAATTGATCGCCGCCAAGGAAAAGGGCTGTGGGCAGCACCTGTGTGCGGCCTGTGGTAAAGACTGCGCTGTTCAGGAAGCCGCCAGGTATTTCGGTATCGCGTAG
- a CDS encoding AbrB/MazE/SpoVT family DNA-binding domain-containing protein: MEKQLISGRMTSKGQLTIPVELRTLLNLQEGDRLAFVLRENNKIIEVQPKKKKSIRNVIGILKAQSPHNFNEAREQAHIERAKDIDSKMRNLE; encoded by the coding sequence ATGGAGAAGCAACTTATATCAGGTAGAATGACAAGTAAGGGGCAACTCACTATACCTGTTGAACTAAGAACACTTTTGAATTTACAAGAAGGGGATCGGTTAGCATTTGTTTTGCGCGAAAATAATAAAATAATCGAAGTTCAGCCAAAAAAGAAAAAGTCAATTAGAAATGTGATTGGAATATTAAAAGCACAATCGCCTCACAATTTTAATGAAGCAAGGGAGCAAGCTCATATAGAACGTGCCAAAGACATTGATTCCAAAATGAGGAATTTAGAGTGA
- a CDS encoding alpha/beta fold hydrolase, whose translation MKKLFIIVISLAILVIITIVYLGITPSTEQFKDKEGNVLPNSIATLEEIELGKMKQWISIRGKDKSNPVLLWLHGGPGSAQMSLAHHLDKELEEEFIVVHWDQRRGAGKSNHDGFNEKDMTFEQYKSDAHELVGYLQTYLKKEKIYLLGHSWGTQLGIELVNDYPEDFYAYIGVSQVVDNRRGVELAYDWLIEEIKKNNDQASLTKLEQIGKPPYSHSQYREFAQLVILYGGNLDTQMWRLALIAAGAPEYTFMDYYRLLNGMNRGGGPMHQDGEMLHFNFIEEIPSVKVPTFFLNGKNDYNTPLQLVEEYYNKIEAPQKDLIVFENSAHTPFLKETERFNRNIIQIKDMTLRKN comes from the coding sequence TTGAAAAAGTTGTTTATAATAGTTATTAGTTTAGCCATATTAGTAATTATTACAATTGTATATTTAGGGATAACACCTTCAACTGAGCAATTTAAAGATAAAGAAGGAAATGTGCTTCCTAACAGTATCGCAACCCTTGAAGAGATAGAATTGGGCAAAATGAAACAATGGATTTCTATTAGAGGGAAGGATAAGTCTAATCCTGTGCTTTTGTGGCTGCATGGTGGACCCGGGTCTGCTCAGATGTCTCTGGCGCATCATTTAGATAAAGAGTTGGAGGAAGAATTTATAGTAGTCCACTGGGATCAACGACGTGGGGCGGGGAAGTCGAACCATGATGGCTTTAATGAAAAAGACATGACATTTGAGCAGTATAAAAGCGATGCACATGAATTAGTTGGATACTTACAAACATACCTCAAGAAGGAAAAAATTTATCTACTTGGCCATTCATGGGGGACCCAATTGGGAATAGAACTAGTAAATGATTATCCTGAAGATTTCTATGCCTATATTGGAGTGAGCCAGGTGGTCGATAATCGTAGAGGGGTCGAACTAGCCTATGATTGGCTTATTGAAGAGATTAAGAAAAATAACGATCAAGCGAGCTTAACCAAGTTGGAACAAATTGGAAAACCGCCGTATAGCCATAGTCAATATAGGGAATTTGCCCAGCTTGTAATTTTGTATGGAGGTAACCTTGATACACAAATGTGGAGGTTGGCTCTTATTGCAGCAGGGGCGCCTGAATATACATTTATGGATTACTACCGCCTACTTAATGGCATGAACAGAGGTGGAGGCCCAATGCACCAGGACGGAGAAATGTTACATTTCAATTTTATCGAAGAGATACCCTCCGTTAAGGTTCCTACATTCTTTTTAAACGGTAAGAACGATTATAATACTCCTTTGCAGTTGGTAGAGGAATATTATAATAAAATTGAAGCCCCCCAAAAGGACCTAATTGTGTTCGAAAACTCTGCCCATACCCCATTTTTAAAGGAAACCGAAAGATTTAACCGAAATATAATTCAGATAAAAGATATGACGCTCAGAAAGAACTGA
- a CDS encoding AbrB/MazE/SpoVT family DNA-binding domain-containing protein encodes MKTTKVSNKGQIVIPSDLRKKYGIESNSTIKITEIDGYIAIIPIPRDPIKAARGMLRGDMTAAQHMSEIRKEEWEIERNKERK; translated from the coding sequence ATGAAAACTACAAAGGTAAGCAATAAGGGGCAAATTGTCATACCTTCTGATCTTCGCAAGAAATATGGCATAGAATCTAATTCAACTATCAAAATTACTGAAATAGATGGATATATAGCAATTATACCTATACCCAGGGACCCGATTAAGGCCGCGAGAGGCATGCTTCGTGGTGATATGACGGCTGCCCAACATATGTCCGAAATTCGAAAAGAAGAGTGGGAGATTGAAAGAAATAAAGAGAGGAAGTAA
- a CDS encoding MFS transporter yields the protein MFLLCIGEIFLMMGLSFIAPILPKFIQSLGVEASKLGISVGLTITAFGIARVAMNIPSGKITKRFGRRLLLVGAPAIVFISALGCGFTTAYWQLIVWRLLQGAAAAGYSVTALIALAEISNTTNRGLYISYFWTAALLGASIGPTFGGFMGEYFGYRFVFFCYAALALLSAIWVYLRVPETSTRHQGVGLTRGATVLAETKKSTGYLFNYNFILISLVALFTLVTIGGTQATLIPLVGYENLSLSEGQVGLGLTVIAIMQVLFSPIAGNLSDKLGRKKLIIPGGVITVLGLIMFVYSSTYWFFLFCALILGLGRGIGAPIPTAYVSDIALKDDYEGTLATFRAISDLGWVIGPLLCGYLKDISGLILPFYLTAGMLLMTVALFGIFGKETIKVKAAQV from the coding sequence GTGTTTCTCCTCTGTATAGGGGAGATATTTTTAATGATGGGGTTAAGCTTTATAGCTCCCATCTTACCCAAGTTCATCCAATCCCTTGGTGTAGAGGCAAGTAAATTAGGAATTTCCGTAGGTTTAACGATAACCGCGTTCGGGATTGCCAGAGTTGCTATGAATATACCGTCAGGGAAGATAACCAAACGTTTTGGTCGGCGTTTATTACTGGTGGGAGCACCAGCGATTGTATTCATCAGTGCATTGGGTTGTGGTTTTACTACGGCATATTGGCAGTTGATTGTATGGCGATTATTGCAGGGAGCAGCAGCTGCCGGCTATAGTGTAACTGCGCTTATCGCTCTGGCAGAAATAAGCAATACTACCAACCGGGGGTTATACATTAGTTATTTCTGGACAGCAGCTTTACTTGGGGCAAGTATAGGCCCAACTTTTGGCGGTTTTATGGGTGAATATTTTGGGTACAGGTTTGTATTTTTTTGCTATGCTGCGCTGGCGTTATTGTCAGCAATATGGGTGTATTTGCGTGTCCCCGAAACTTCAACCAGACACCAGGGGGTTGGTTTAACCCGGGGAGCCACCGTCTTGGCTGAAACTAAAAAAAGCACTGGTTATTTGTTTAACTACAACTTTATACTTATCTCTTTGGTAGCTTTATTCACCCTTGTTACAATCGGCGGAACCCAAGCCACGCTAATACCACTGGTAGGTTATGAAAACTTATCCTTAAGCGAGGGGCAAGTAGGTTTAGGTCTAACGGTAATAGCTATTATGCAAGTTCTCTTTTCTCCTATAGCAGGTAATCTTTCCGACAAGTTAGGACGAAAAAAATTAATAATCCCAGGTGGTGTTATTACCGTTCTGGGACTGATTATGTTCGTTTACAGCAGTACCTATTGGTTTTTTTTGTTTTGCGCCCTGATTCTCGGTTTAGGCAGGGGAATTGGCGCACCTATTCCCACTGCTTATGTATCCGATATTGCATTAAAAGATGATTACGAAGGCACCTTGGCAACTTTCAGAGCTATCAGTGATTTAGGTTGGGTAATTGGGCCGCTTTTATGCGGTTACTTAAAAGATATCTCCGGATTGATTCTGCCCTTTTATCTTACTGCCGGCATGCTCCTTATGACAGTGGCTTTATTTGGAATATTTGGCAAGGAAACAATTAAAGTTAAAGCTGCTCAAGTATAG
- a CDS encoding methyl-accepting chemotaxis protein: MRLNIKTRLAVITTLLIIISVTSIGYLSYNKSRAMLVDSTQDKLLTDAKIYSNMIDKYIYERSQDINFLALNSTIRSLDASVEEKSAVLREFKQCYSCYASISLTDASGLQIADSDGNVGTMKTETEWFKTAIKGNMYISDVRMSIDLQKPILNFAGPVKDKNGNIIGALTTRLILEDTIWVMVDEFGRLQKEAGNSGYAFVVNNQGVTMAHPDRDMVLNANILTLGIDALKTAGERMIKGETGFARYVYKGDDKYIAYVPLDGWGSYQGMGWSIVLTTLVNDFLSPVNALRGYAITIGVVAVLLGLVIALVFAGRIAKPINLILDNVNRVAGGDLSRDINVRGNDEIGQLAGAFNKMVAGLREIVGKLQDNSVKLSSQSQQLAASGQEVGATVEELAGTTTEVAATTAQATENARLAEEQSKNTRQMAAAGSKAIEQALEKIKSIADDTKVTSRAVEELGHQSEQIGQIINTITGIADQTNLLALNAAIEAARAGEHGRGFAVVAEEVRKLAEQSGRAANEITALINQMQTKVKESIVSIHQGTAMVGEGVELAGKAGTALSDIVQAIHKISEMVKDMAQGANQVNDGTQQLAAAQEEISSTVQQVSNAAQELSIIAMELQRAAEQFKVEE, encoded by the coding sequence ATGAGATTAAACATTAAAACCAGGTTGGCTGTGATTACGACTTTGCTAATAATTATTTCGGTAACTTCAATAGGCTACCTATCGTATAACAAGTCCCGGGCCATGTTGGTGGATTCCACGCAGGACAAGCTTTTGACGGACGCGAAAATATATTCAAACATGATCGACAAATATATATATGAGCGTAGCCAGGATATCAATTTTTTAGCCCTAAACTCGACAATTCGAAGTCTTGATGCTTCTGTGGAAGAAAAATCCGCCGTGTTGCGCGAATTTAAACAATGTTACAGTTGTTATGCCTCTATTTCACTAACCGATGCCAGTGGACTGCAGATAGCTGACAGCGACGGTAACGTGGGAACAATGAAGACCGAAACCGAGTGGTTTAAAACGGCCATTAAAGGTAATATGTACATTTCTGACGTGCGCATGTCCATAGACCTACAGAAACCAATTCTTAACTTTGCCGGTCCGGTTAAAGACAAGAACGGCAACATAATCGGGGCTTTAACTACCCGATTGATACTGGAAGATACTATCTGGGTTATGGTAGATGAATTTGGCAGATTACAAAAAGAAGCCGGAAATTCCGGCTATGCTTTCGTGGTTAATAACCAGGGTGTGACGATGGCTCATCCCGACCGGGATATGGTGCTGAACGCGAATATACTTACCCTGGGTATTGATGCGCTAAAAACCGCCGGGGAAAGAATGATCAAAGGAGAGACCGGGTTTGCTCGTTATGTTTACAAAGGAGATGACAAGTATATTGCTTATGTACCCCTGGACGGTTGGGGGAGCTATCAAGGCATGGGATGGTCAATCGTTCTCACTACATTGGTTAATGACTTTCTAAGCCCGGTTAACGCATTACGGGGTTACGCTATAACCATAGGCGTGGTTGCGGTGCTATTGGGACTGGTCATAGCACTGGTTTTTGCCGGGCGAATTGCCAAACCAATTAATTTAATACTTGATAATGTCAATCGTGTGGCCGGCGGTGACTTAAGCCGTGATATTAATGTACGCGGCAATGATGAAATCGGTCAACTGGCCGGTGCATTTAACAAGATGGTGGCCGGCCTCAGGGAAATCGTGGGTAAATTACAGGATAACTCAGTAAAGCTCTCATCCCAGAGCCAGCAGCTGGCTGCATCAGGACAAGAGGTTGGAGCTACTGTTGAAGAGTTGGCGGGTACAACCACCGAAGTGGCTGCTACAACTGCCCAGGCTACTGAAAATGCCCGCTTAGCAGAGGAACAGTCGAAAAACACGCGCCAAATGGCCGCAGCAGGCAGTAAAGCTATTGAGCAGGCCCTGGAAAAGATTAAATCCATTGCCGATGATACAAAGGTTACTTCCCGGGCAGTGGAAGAACTGGGCCATCAATCAGAGCAGATCGGCCAAATAATCAATACCATTACGGGCATTGCCGACCAGACTAATCTGTTGGCTTTGAACGCGGCTATCGAAGCGGCCAGGGCCGGGGAACATGGCCGGGGGTTTGCGGTAGTGGCCGAGGAGGTACGTAAATTAGCCGAGCAATCAGGCCGGGCGGCCAATGAAATAACCGCATTAATTAACCAAATGCAAACCAAGGTTAAAGAATCAATTGTTTCTATACATCAGGGCACGGCTATGGTTGGCGAGGGGGTCGAGCTAGCCGGCAAAGCGGGTACTGCCTTAAGCGATATTGTTCAGGCCATTCATAAAATTTCTGAAATGGTTAAGGACATGGCCCAAGGTGCAAACCAGGTTAACGATGGTACACAGCAATTAGCGGCGGCTCAGGAAGAAATTTCTTCCACCGTGCAGCAGGTAAGCAACGCGGCTCAGGAGTTATCCATAATTGCTATGGAATTACAAAGGGCGGCAGAACAATTCAAGGTAGAGGAATAA